Proteins co-encoded in one Phycodurus eques isolate BA_2022a chromosome 21, UOR_Pequ_1.1, whole genome shotgun sequence genomic window:
- the rnf32 gene encoding RING finger protein 32, whose translation MATRKDSKLSSRLVITSVALQDHITKNLLEPDFLLSNPLLTFKSKGHTIPHARERRNRRDAPQRLEEAREYVLDPTPPPLTLAQRMGLVASPPERLSEDEWTLVKARSVQQRESEQPCAICREPFCLQPQVLLSCSHVFHRACLQAFERFSGRKRCPMCRREPYETRVIHDAARLFQNQCAARIQAFWRGYVTRKWYGNIRRTVCPKDKHLRRKFFEAKLQELSDSFVRRCHIDVEAFLSDIDLSLSSSRRVFRQLESKKHVPEPQEDDWERIQSQVTQRGASDCPICLMALRIPGAAPRSSGFKLHQRGRRSVLLSCSHLFHQVCLDAFEAFTADRIPACPLCRSTYHKKLI comes from the exons ATGGCAACGCGGAAG GATTCCAAATTAAGCAGCAGGTTGGTGATCACCTCAGTGGCCCTTCAAGATCACATCACCAAGAACCTTCTCGAACCCGATTTCTTGCTTTCGAACCCGCTGCTGACCTTCAAAAGCAAAGGGCACACAATTCCCCACGCAAGAGAGAGAAGGAACCGAAGGGATGCCCCTCAGAGACTCGAAGAAGCGCGAGAATATGTGCTCGATCCCACTCCGCCACCTCTGACGTTAG CTCAGAGGATGGGCTTGGTGGCCTCGCCCCCGGAGAGGCTGAGCGAGGACGAGTGGACTCTGGTTAAGGCAAGGTCCGTCCAGCAACGGGAATCCGAGCAGCCTTGCGCAATATGCAGAGAGCCCTTCTGCCTTCAGCCTCAG GTGTTGCTGTCCTGCTCGCACGTCTTCCACAGAGCGTGTCTCCAGGCCTTCGAGAGGTTCTCCGGCAGGAAGCGCTGCCCCATGTGCCGCCGGGAGCCGTACGAAACGCGGGTGATCCACGACGCCGCGCGCCTCTTCCAAAACCAGTGCGCCGCCAG AATTCAAGCGTTCTGGCGAGGCTACGTGACCCGGAAGTGGTACGGGAACATTCGGAGAACCGTCTGCCCGAAAGACAAGCACCTCCGGCGCAAATTCTTCGAAGCAAAG CTGCAGGAGCTGAGCGACAGCTTTGTGCGACGCTGTCACATCGACGTCGAGGCTTTTCTCAGCGATATCGACCTTTCGCTGTCATCGAGCCGCCGAGTGTTCCGGCAGCTGGAGAGCAAAAAACATGTCCCTGAGCCTCAGGAGGACGACTGGGAGCGCATACAGAGTCAg GTGACTCAGCGCGGGGCCAGCGACTGCCCCATCTGCCTGATGGCGCTGCGCATCCCGGGAGCTGCTCCGCGGTCCTCCGGCTTCAAGCTCCATCAACGAGGGAGACGCTCAGTGCTCTTGTCCTGCTCCCACCTCTTCCACCAGGTCTGCCTGGACGCCTTCGAGGCCTTCACTGCGGACCGCATCCCCGCGTGCCCCCTGTGCAGATCCACCTATCACAAGAAGCTCATCTGA